One stretch of Desulfovibrio sp. UCD-KL4C DNA includes these proteins:
- the amrB gene encoding AmmeMemoRadiSam system protein B, with protein sequence MDRKPIVAGRFYTNNPQELRSELEQFLRSAKKKPKGPHDRLVMVPHAGYVFSGETCGKTLAAASLAPTVILLGPNHTGLGAPLAVWSKGCWDFPGGKLNVEESFATELVESGAGFVHNEAAHNREHSLEVLVPFLHYINPATKIIPVCVAESSPKSLKRAGEALAEIIERSQEDVTIIVSSDMSHFISSDMAKKLDSIALEAVIRMDPEEFYSEIVSNNISMCGVLPMTLAMYSVRKAGAVRGKLLEYTNSGKVTGDYESVVAYAGIIIS encoded by the coding sequence ATGGACCGAAAACCGATTGTTGCCGGACGTTTTTATACCAATAATCCACAAGAGCTCAGAAGCGAATTAGAGCAGTTTCTCCGAAGTGCTAAAAAGAAGCCTAAAGGACCGCATGACAGGCTGGTTATGGTACCCCACGCCGGATATGTTTTTTCCGGTGAAACCTGTGGTAAAACTTTGGCTGCTGCCTCTCTGGCCCCTACTGTAATTCTTTTAGGTCCAAATCATACTGGCCTAGGCGCGCCTCTGGCTGTCTGGTCTAAGGGATGCTGGGATTTTCCCGGAGGCAAGCTTAATGTGGAAGAAAGCTTTGCCACGGAGCTTGTTGAAAGCGGAGCAGGCTTTGTACACAATGAAGCTGCTCATAACAGAGAGCATTCGCTTGAAGTCCTTGTTCCTTTTCTTCATTACATTAATCCTGCAACTAAAATTATTCCTGTTTGTGTAGCTGAATCCTCACCTAAGTCATTGAAAAGAGCCGGAGAAGCTTTGGCTGAAATTATTGAACGCAGCCAAGAGGATGTTACAATAATTGTCAGCTCTGATATGAGTCATTTTATTAGTTCAGATATGGCCAAAAAACTTGATTCTATTGCACTTGAAGCTGTGATCAGAATGGACCCCGAAGAGTTTTATTCGGAAATAGTTTCAAATAATATAAGTATGTGTGGAGTCCTTCCCATGACTCTTGCCATGTATTCTGTGCGTAAGGCCGGGGCTGTGCGCGGCAAGCTTCTTGAATATACTAATTCCGGTAAAGTCACTGGCGATTATGAAAGTGTCGTTGCTTATGCGGGAATAATTATTTCATAA
- a CDS encoding FAD-binding protein yields MCSNSSGKKEFDVIIVGGGPAGLFAAYYLGENTNLDILVIEKGKPSLKRNCPITGDQECIKCKPCNILSGVGGAGLFSDGKLNYIHKLGKTDLTQFMTVSKAKELIDETEEIFNRFNMDGKVFPTDMDAAKDIRKNALKNGIDLLLIKQKHLGSDNLPNHIAAMAEYVKKCGVTFHTSEEVKDILIEDGSLAGVITNLDEYRAKNVILAPGRVGSEWMGSLAKRHDLAITQRGIEVGVRVEVPADIMRDLCSVIYDPTFFIRTNTYDDQVRTFCTNQGGFIALENYQDFVCVNGHAYMDKKSENTNFAFLSKVVLEEPVTDNHAYGESIGKLATIIGGGKPILQRFGDLKRGRRSTWNRVHNSFIEPTMKNVTCGDIAMALPERIVRNIVEGLEKLNEVVPGVANEETLLYAPEIKFFSTQVETSNMLETAYEGLFVAGDGPGVAGNIVSASATGIIPAKEIARRNS; encoded by the coding sequence ATGTGTTCGAACAGTTCCGGGAAGAAAGAGTTTGATGTTATTATCGTTGGCGGTGGACCTGCTGGTCTTTTCGCTGCTTATTATCTTGGTGAAAACACAAACCTTGATATTCTTGTAATTGAAAAAGGAAAACCCTCACTTAAAAGAAATTGTCCTATAACCGGGGATCAGGAGTGCATTAAGTGCAAACCTTGTAATATCCTTTCAGGTGTAGGAGGGGCGGGACTGTTTTCAGACGGGAAACTTAATTACATACATAAGCTCGGTAAAACTGATTTAACTCAGTTTATGACTGTTTCGAAAGCAAAAGAGCTTATTGATGAGACTGAAGAAATTTTTAATCGCTTCAACATGGACGGGAAAGTTTTTCCGACTGACATGGATGCAGCGAAAGATATTCGCAAGAATGCACTTAAAAACGGCATTGATCTTCTTCTGATTAAGCAAAAGCATCTTGGTAGTGACAACCTTCCTAATCATATTGCGGCAATGGCTGAATATGTTAAAAAATGCGGTGTAACTTTTCATACTTCGGAAGAAGTCAAAGATATATTGATTGAAGATGGATCTCTTGCCGGAGTTATTACTAATCTTGATGAATATCGCGCTAAAAACGTAATTCTTGCTCCCGGACGAGTAGGCTCTGAATGGATGGGGTCCCTTGCAAAGCGTCACGACCTTGCTATTACTCAGCGTGGTATAGAAGTTGGAGTGCGTGTTGAAGTCCCTGCTGATATCATGCGTGATCTTTGCAGTGTTATTTATGATCCGACCTTCTTTATCCGTACCAATACATATGATGATCAGGTTCGTACATTCTGTACTAATCAGGGCGGTTTCATTGCTCTTGAAAACTATCAGGATTTTGTGTGTGTTAACGGCCATGCTTATATGGATAAAAAATCAGAAAATACGAACTTTGCCTTCCTTTCTAAAGTTGTGCTCGAAGAACCTGTGACGGATAACCATGCGTATGGCGAATCTATAGGTAAACTTGCAACTATTATCGGCGGCGGAAAACCTATTTTGCAACGTTTCGGAGATTTAAAACGCGGCCGTCGTTCAACATGGAATCGCGTTCATAATAGTTTTATTGAACCGACTATGAAGAATGTCACCTGTGGTGATATCGCGATGGCTCTTCCTGAACGCATTGTAAGAAATATTGTTGAAGGACTTGAAAAACTTAATGAAGTTGTTCCCGGAGTGGCAAATGAAGAAACATTGCTCTATGCTCCTGAGATTAAATTCTTTTCAACACAGGTAGAAACAAGCAATATGCTTGAAACTGCCTATGAAGGCCTGTTTGTAGCAGGAGACGGTCCGGGGGTTGCCGGAAATATTGTTTCTGCTTCTGCTACCGGTATTATTCCAGCTAAAGAAATTGCTCGTAGAAACAGCTGA
- a CDS encoding DUF1499 domain-containing protein has protein sequence MTYKLIILCVLVLLAIFFISACSSKKPDNLGVVNGEFRACPSSPNCVSSQATDPEHKIDPLKAHGNIKIVMEKLKKSIEQMEGSKVIMLEGAYLHAEFTSRIMHFVDDLECFYQEENGEIAVRSASRIGYSDFSANRNRIKHLRTIFETLHQ, from the coding sequence ATGACATACAAACTAATTATACTTTGTGTTTTAGTTCTACTGGCAATTTTTTTTATATCTGCCTGTTCCTCTAAAAAGCCTGACAATCTCGGCGTGGTGAATGGAGAATTCAGAGCATGCCCATCCAGCCCTAATTGCGTTTCTTCACAGGCAACCGATCCTGAACATAAAATCGATCCACTCAAAGCTCATGGCAATATCAAAATCGTGATGGAAAAGCTTAAAAAAAGTATTGAGCAGATGGAAGGCAGTAAAGTGATTATGCTAGAAGGAGCATATCTTCACGCAGAATTTACAAGCAGAATTATGCACTTTGTTGATGACCTTGAATGCTTTTACCAAGAAGAGAATGGCGAAATAGCCGTTCGCTCAGCATCTCGCATCGGATATTCCGATTTTTCCGCAAATAGAAATAGAATTAAACATCTGCGGACAATCTTTGAGACTTTACATCAATAA
- a CDS encoding Rrf2 family transcriptional regulator, with translation MRLTTRSRYGTRMMLDIATHCDKGPVRISDIASRQGLSTKYLEKLIRELKKAGFISSKRGPGGGHTLAMVPKDISIGAIVRSLEGEAALVECLESDKLCQRIDDCPTREVWIKASKAMYAALDEISLADILKEGVFCIKSNPL, from the coding sequence ATGAGACTTACCACCAGAAGCAGATACGGAACAAGAATGATGCTCGATATTGCGACACATTGCGACAAAGGCCCTGTGCGCATAAGTGATATTGCCAGCCGTCAGGGACTTTCCACTAAATATCTTGAGAAACTGATTCGTGAATTGAAAAAAGCCGGTTTCATATCCAGTAAGCGCGGTCCCGGCGGAGGACATACTCTAGCCATGGTCCCTAAAGACATTTCAATAGGTGCTATTGTTAGAAGCCTTGAAGGTGAAGCGGCTCTTGTAGAATGCCTGGAAAGCGACAAACTCTGCCAGAGAATTGATGATTGCCCTACCCGAGAAGTCTGGATCAAAGCAAGCAAAGCAATGTACGCCGCGCTGGATGAAATAAGTTTAGCAGATATTCTGAAAGAAGGCGTGTTTTGCATTAAAAGTAACCCGCTTTAA
- the folE2 gene encoding GTP cyclohydrolase FolE2, translating to MEDVQNSPSQVAMSIDRVGVRDLTLPLLVKDRAAKSQNTMAKVALSVDLPAHFKGTHMSRFIEALEDWSEELDYESFFNLLNEILKRLEAKSAHAELCFPFCLQKTSPVSGRKGFMSYDCSVEGELIGGQLEFTLGVKVPVMTVCPCSKAISDEGAHSQRAVVHIKTRSKGFVWIEDLIEIAESSGSSQVYSLLKREDEKYVTEKSFSNPTFVEDVVRNAANGLEKQSKITWYKVDVESFESIHNHCAFASIEKK from the coding sequence ATGGAAGACGTTCAGAACAGCCCTTCTCAAGTGGCCATGTCAATTGACCGGGTCGGAGTCCGTGACCTTACCCTGCCTCTGCTCGTGAAAGACCGTGCGGCCAAAAGTCAGAATACAATGGCTAAAGTTGCTCTTTCTGTAGATTTGCCTGCTCATTTTAAGGGTACGCATATGAGTAGGTTTATTGAAGCTCTTGAAGATTGGTCAGAAGAACTCGACTATGAGAGTTTTTTTAATCTTTTGAATGAGATATTGAAAAGGCTTGAAGCTAAAAGTGCCCATGCAGAACTCTGTTTTCCCTTTTGCTTGCAAAAGACGTCTCCCGTCAGCGGTCGCAAAGGTTTTATGAGTTATGACTGCTCTGTTGAGGGTGAACTTATCGGCGGTCAGCTTGAATTTACTCTCGGTGTAAAAGTTCCGGTAATGACAGTTTGTCCATGTTCTAAAGCAATAAGTGATGAAGGAGCACACAGCCAGCGTGCTGTCGTCCATATCAAAACACGTTCAAAAGGATTTGTTTGGATAGAGGATTTGATAGAAATAGCGGAAAGCTCCGGCTCATCCCAAGTTTACTCACTTCTTAAAAGAGAAGATGAAAAATATGTGACAGAGAAATCTTTTTCAAACCCCACCTTTGTTGAAGATGTTGTGAGAAATGCCGCTAATGGTCTTGAAAAACAGTCTAAAATAACATGGTACAAAGTTGACGTGGAAAGTTTTGAATCAATTCACAATCATTGTGCTTTCGCAAGTATTGAAAAAAAATAA
- a CDS encoding sugar porter family MFS transporter, with the protein MSEFSMGKQSTSLIFVFLISAAAALGGFLFGFDTSVINGAVVALGEHFKVGPIFIGMSVSLALMGAAVGALSSGVISDRYGRVKPMLISAVMFTASGIGSGLPFSVWDFIFWRFVGGVGIGLASAITPAYIAEISPAHLRGRFGSIQQLAIVTGIFVAMISNYVLVRVAGGSAGMDLWFGAETWRWMFWTEVPPALLYGFAALLIPESPRYLIGTGCEGEAESVLRKVLGKNIREKIEEIKISLRVDKGSTFSDLKGRFGFSPIIWVGLGLSVLQQFVGINVIFYYGSMLWRSVGFSEEHSLWITVITGIVNIATTLLAIAFIDCVGRKPLLLAGSAGMLFTLGLLACLFGYAPLDGAGNPVLSGSSATTALLAANLYVFCFGFSWGPVVWVLLGEMFNNRVRASALALGAGAQWIANFLVSASFPSMVAWGGLGKTYSIYAFFAAISFFFVLFCVRETRGKELEEME; encoded by the coding sequence ATGAGTGAATTTTCAATGGGGAAGCAGTCCACAAGTCTTATTTTTGTTTTTCTCATTTCTGCCGCCGCAGCTCTCGGAGGTTTTCTTTTCGGTTTTGATACTTCCGTCATCAACGGGGCGGTAGTTGCTTTGGGGGAACATTTTAAAGTTGGTCCTATTTTCATCGGTATGTCTGTATCGCTGGCTCTTATGGGGGCGGCGGTTGGAGCGTTGTCTTCCGGGGTAATTTCTGATCGTTATGGCAGAGTGAAGCCTATGCTGATTTCCGCGGTAATGTTTACTGCAAGCGGAATTGGGTCAGGGTTGCCATTTTCCGTTTGGGATTTTATTTTCTGGCGTTTTGTCGGCGGTGTTGGAATCGGTCTAGCCAGTGCAATTACACCTGCTTATATCGCAGAGATTTCACCGGCTCATTTGCGTGGACGATTTGGTTCTATCCAACAGTTAGCGATTGTGACTGGTATTTTTGTTGCCATGATCAGCAACTATGTATTGGTTAGGGTTGCCGGGGGATCTGCAGGCATGGATTTATGGTTTGGAGCAGAAACATGGCGTTGGATGTTTTGGACTGAAGTTCCTCCTGCACTATTATATGGTTTTGCGGCATTGCTGATACCGGAATCACCTCGTTACTTAATAGGAACCGGATGTGAGGGGGAAGCTGAAAGTGTATTGCGCAAAGTTTTAGGAAAGAATATTCGTGAAAAAATAGAGGAAATTAAAATTTCACTTAGAGTTGATAAAGGTTCAACTTTCTCAGATTTAAAAGGTCGGTTCGGATTTTCACCTATAATATGGGTAGGGCTTGGACTTTCCGTGCTTCAACAATTCGTAGGTATTAATGTAATTTTTTATTATGGAAGTATGCTTTGGCGCAGTGTAGGGTTTTCAGAGGAACATTCATTGTGGATCACAGTGATTACCGGAATTGTAAATATTGCAACTACGCTTTTGGCTATTGCTTTTATCGATTGTGTGGGGCGCAAACCTTTGCTTCTTGCAGGCTCAGCAGGAATGTTGTTTACTCTGGGGTTGCTTGCTTGCCTGTTTGGATACGCTCCGCTAGATGGAGCAGGGAATCCTGTTTTAAGCGGCTCTTCAGCTACAACAGCTCTTTTGGCTGCTAATCTGTATGTATTCTGTTTCGGATTTTCGTGGGGGCCTGTTGTGTGGGTTCTGCTAGGAGAAATGTTTAATAACCGCGTAAGAGCTTCGGCTCTAGCTTTAGGCGCAGGAGCACAGTGGATAGCTAACTTTTTAGTTTCAGCTTCTTTCCCATCAATGGTTGCTTGGGGCGGACTTGGAAAAACTTATTCAATTTATGCGTTTTTTGCTGCTATTTCTTTTTTCTTTGTACTGTTTTGTGTGCGTGAAACCCGTGGGAAAGAATTGGAAGAGATGGAATAA
- a CDS encoding methyltransferase: MDWTSGDRETILVNTAGREWKVERTADLESLWESIGEDDFGEDERLPYWAELWPASVLLGEWLYRNKYSIKGKKCLDLGCGLGLTAIIGASLGADVVAFDYEFPPLVFAKENGVLNGTPSPLWLQMDWREIALADSSFDYIWGGDILYEKRFFDPLEKLFKQVLKPGGIIWMAEPVRDVSTPVWEQLEKLGWKTSLPLTEKAACCSAEMTVNIREVVPGTSN, translated from the coding sequence ATGGATTGGACTTCAGGCGATAGAGAAACTATTTTGGTTAACACCGCAGGGCGCGAATGGAAGGTAGAACGTACCGCCGACCTTGAAAGTTTGTGGGAATCTATCGGTGAAGATGATTTCGGTGAAGATGAACGATTGCCTTATTGGGCAGAACTGTGGCCTGCAAGTGTTTTACTTGGTGAATGGCTTTATCGTAATAAGTACTCAATTAAGGGCAAAAAATGTCTCGATCTTGGTTGTGGTCTCGGTTTAACAGCCATTATCGGAGCATCACTTGGTGCGGACGTTGTTGCATTTGATTATGAATTTCCCCCACTTGTTTTCGCAAAAGAAAATGGAGTGTTAAACGGCACTCCTTCCCCGCTTTGGTTACAAATGGATTGGCGGGAAATTGCTTTAGCCGATAGTTCATTTGATTATATATGGGGTGGGGACATCCTTTATGAAAAAAGATTTTTTGATCCGCTGGAAAAATTGTTTAAACAGGTGTTGAAGCCTGGTGGAATAATTTGGATGGCTGAACCAGTGAGAGATGTTTCAACCCCTGTATGGGAACAGCTTGAAAAATTAGGCTGGAAAACATCTTTGCCTCTAACTGAAAAAGCTGCCTGTTGCAGTGCAGAAATGACAGTGAATATTCGGGAAGTTGTTCCCGGAACATCTAATTAA
- a CDS encoding sigma-54-dependent Fis family transcriptional regulator, whose protein sequence is MALNLDGIIGNSVTLKDVFKILGKVAPTDSTVLVTGESGTGKELIVRALHHNSKRRDKPFVPVNCGAIPRELLESELFGHEKGAFTHAIRSRPGRFELADGGTIFLDEIGEMDLSLQVKILRVLQEKEIERVGGTQIKKVDVRIVAATNRDLEAEVAAGRFREDLFYRLNVIPMHLPPLRERGGDVLILAKHFLYSFCAEKDRCTLKLNPDTADMLVSYSWPGNVRELENFMERLSILCDEDEVTPDDLPEKILKDVGAEPKVKVAELVQPIGFSWPNLEDMNEHSTDGLKDFLDRIEDKIIIEALQKADGVKNKAAELLGVKRTTLIEKIKKRNLEA, encoded by the coding sequence ATGGCTCTTAATCTTGATGGAATAATAGGTAACAGTGTTACTCTCAAGGATGTTTTTAAAATCCTTGGAAAAGTTGCGCCTACTGACAGCACCGTGCTAGTGACCGGGGAGTCTGGTACGGGTAAAGAACTTATTGTCAGAGCTCTGCATCATAATAGTAAGCGCAGGGATAAACCTTTTGTTCCTGTCAACTGCGGCGCAATTCCTAGGGAATTGCTTGAATCAGAGCTCTTTGGGCATGAGAAAGGCGCCTTCACTCACGCAATCCGTTCACGGCCTGGTAGATTTGAACTGGCGGATGGCGGAACAATTTTCCTTGATGAAATAGGTGAAATGGATCTCAGCCTGCAGGTTAAGATTTTAAGAGTTTTGCAGGAAAAGGAAATTGAACGAGTCGGTGGTACACAGATCAAGAAAGTTGACGTTAGAATTGTTGCTGCAACTAATAGAGATCTGGAAGCCGAAGTCGCTGCCGGAAGGTTTCGCGAGGATCTTTTTTACCGTTTGAATGTTATTCCGATGCACCTGCCCCCCTTGCGTGAAAGGGGAGGGGATGTTCTAATTCTGGCTAAGCATTTTCTTTACAGTTTTTGTGCAGAAAAAGATAGATGCACTCTGAAACTCAATCCGGACACTGCGGATATGTTGGTTTCTTACTCCTGGCCCGGTAATGTCCGTGAGCTGGAAAATTTCATGGAAAGGCTGTCCATCCTCTGTGATGAGGATGAAGTTACACCCGATGATTTGCCTGAAAAAATATTGAAGGATGTCGGGGCTGAACCTAAAGTTAAGGTTGCGGAACTTGTTCAGCCAATAGGTTTTTCATGGCCGAATTTAGAGGATATGAACGAGCATAGTACCGATGGTCTTAAAGATTTTCTAGACCGGATTGAAGATAAAATTATTATTGAAGCTTTGCAAAAAGCAGATGGCGTAAAAAACAAGGCCGCAGAACTTCTTGGAGTTAAACGGACAACCCTCATTGAGAAAATCAAGAAAAGAAATCTGGAAGCGTAA
- a CDS encoding tetratricopeptide repeat protein, producing MAAFIWIACPHSGLAMQYYINTKSDMDSLRFVFDQKALDGSVRRTGRQQITISFPAGSLKSEKAPTPVPLSGMRVVDSVKVGANSIVIGTRMSGFGFIRLPGGNGEMVLQFFRDPIGSKWRSPKDKAKRAAARKKQISDRKTAAARKAAAQKTIDENIATQKKAVSEVKPPILEEVDITPENYGQAAPVQNYTDIPDSTPPKRPFYSVPYTYRAPVSKVGPEDASVIDTSSPPSRAGGNPSSATELVPADSPAGSSGGTAGGVVAPPPPTDNGASFSGQIQPAEDQTGGSASGSITSPEPVQAVANTIDGGTAVKVVPPAPIDNGASFSGQIQPAEGQTSGSAAGSITPPPPAQVSGSVAIPPEPSVAATPEKGEAEINYGEVYNSTDVAETPMDSTDAYPTEVAAEGKDGEAKELTLEDKIKSAKGILLAAETALEDGETQAAVDGFKSVTLMPYLPKDMRVKAVYGKAEALTELHKDDLKNNFGTVSNSWMEAMNADTNSPNVPMALLNLGLVNLKAGNMPEAKAYFNLLKSQYPNDLNIPYISYYWGEYYLGMHEYEKAADQFQNLVQSYPDSKVVREAALGLAKSLDALGYNKQAYQIIDYIDKRWPRYYIEDLDFLLMAANTQNRLGKLDDAKKNYWAFYNLNPESKENDTVLARIGDIYLKTDDMRAAKEIYEKAAKDYPDEEGGLVAKMRLAEEGIYDDPSMNQMDKVFDRPYNLRPQKIYTEIVKNHPDSPLAPLAQLKLAMWYYWNKKYGDCLGAVQDFMDKYPRSSMHDKASELGYRVFDKAVPDLVKDENYGRVVKFWDSYAKKNNEGDGVSDETRLGVALSYWKKEQPDEALKLIDRYLKEKQIPKYSAMALDMALGIYVDGQEWSKVSDLVDMVQKNWKIDPKQKAHIEYANAMAYENLGDTELSTPLWAGLAANLQLPESSRAYAMYYMAKSAMKQKELKKIFVYSQEALSMLLGTGGDREKIKDCILMTIYAAESSGRYREALQWASEYDKYIPISDPEWASSRFRLAQLYEKAGATAEWKKLMEEVAKKSPDDLYGRLAKSALETSKIERDASKFVPSPSF from the coding sequence ATGGCGGCCTTTATTTGGATCGCCTGCCCTCATTCTGGCTTGGCTATGCAGTATTATATCAATACCAAGTCAGACATGGACTCCCTTCGTTTTGTCTTTGATCAGAAGGCTCTTGATGGTTCAGTTCGTAGAACTGGGCGTCAGCAGATTACTATTTCATTCCCGGCAGGCTCATTAAAAAGTGAAAAAGCACCTACACCAGTGCCTTTATCGGGCATGCGCGTGGTTGATTCCGTTAAAGTCGGTGCAAATTCAATTGTTATCGGAACAAGAATGAGCGGGTTTGGATTTATTCGTCTTCCCGGTGGAAACGGTGAAATGGTTTTGCAATTTTTCCGTGATCCCATAGGTTCCAAATGGCGTTCTCCAAAAGATAAGGCAAAGCGTGCTGCAGCTCGAAAAAAGCAAATCTCGGATCGTAAGACTGCTGCTGCTAGAAAAGCTGCTGCTCAAAAAACAATTGATGAAAATATAGCGACTCAAAAGAAAGCTGTTTCTGAGGTTAAGCCTCCGATTCTTGAAGAAGTTGATATTACTCCAGAAAATTACGGACAGGCTGCTCCTGTTCAAAATTATACCGACATACCTGATTCTACTCCGCCTAAGCGACCTTTTTATTCAGTCCCGTATACTTATCGTGCTCCTGTTTCAAAAGTAGGACCGGAAGATGCTTCTGTTATTGATACTTCGAGTCCGCCTTCCAGAGCAGGTGGTAATCCCAGTTCTGCGACAGAACTTGTGCCTGCAGATTCTCCAGCCGGATCATCCGGAGGGACAGCCGGCGGCGTTGTTGCCCCGCCACCTCCAACCGATAACGGAGCAAGTTTTTCAGGTCAGATCCAGCCTGCTGAAGATCAGACGGGTGGCTCTGCTTCTGGCTCAATAACATCTCCTGAACCTGTGCAAGCAGTGGCAAATACGATAGATGGTGGAACTGCGGTTAAAGTTGTCCCGCCAGCTCCAATCGATAACGGAGCAAGTTTTTCAGGTCAGATCCAGCCTGCTGAAGGTCAGACGAGTGGCTCTGCTGCTGGCTCAATAACGCCTCCTCCTCCGGCACAGGTTTCCGGTTCGGTAGCAATTCCTCCAGAACCAAGCGTTGCAGCTACTCCTGAGAAAGGAGAGGCTGAGATCAATTATGGGGAAGTTTATAACAGTACGGATGTGGCGGAAACTCCTATGGATAGTACTGATGCATACCCTACGGAAGTAGCTGCTGAAGGGAAAGACGGTGAGGCAAAAGAACTGACTTTGGAAGATAAGATAAAAAGCGCCAAAGGTATTTTACTTGCTGCTGAAACTGCACTTGAAGATGGAGAAACGCAGGCCGCTGTTGATGGATTTAAAAGCGTCACGTTAATGCCTTATCTGCCTAAAGATATGAGAGTTAAAGCAGTATACGGTAAAGCTGAAGCCCTGACTGAGCTTCATAAAGATGACCTTAAAAATAATTTTGGTACAGTTTCCAATTCATGGATGGAAGCGATGAATGCTGATACCAATTCTCCAAATGTACCAATGGCTTTGCTTAATCTCGGCCTTGTAAATTTGAAAGCCGGAAATATGCCGGAGGCAAAAGCTTATTTTAATTTATTGAAATCTCAGTACCCGAACGATTTGAATATTCCGTATATCAGCTATTATTGGGGTGAATATTATTTAGGGATGCATGAGTACGAGAAAGCTGCGGACCAGTTCCAGAACTTGGTTCAGAGTTATCCGGACAGTAAGGTTGTGCGTGAGGCCGCTCTCGGACTGGCCAAATCTCTTGATGCTCTTGGATATAACAAACAAGCGTATCAAATTATCGATTATATCGACAAACGCTGGCCCAGATATTACATAGAAGATCTCGACTTTTTATTAATGGCGGCTAATACTCAGAACAGACTCGGGAAGCTTGATGATGCCAAAAAAAATTATTGGGCGTTTTATAATCTGAATCCTGAATCAAAAGAAAATGATACAGTCTTAGCACGTATTGGTGATATATATCTCAAGACTGACGATATGAGAGCTGCAAAAGAAATTTATGAAAAAGCAGCGAAAGATTATCCTGATGAAGAGGGGGGGCTCGTTGCTAAAATGCGCCTTGCTGAGGAAGGCATTTATGACGATCCGAGCATGAATCAAATGGATAAAGTTTTTGACCGTCCTTATAATCTTAGACCACAGAAAATTTATACTGAGATTGTTAAGAATCACCCTGATAGTCCCCTTGCTCCGCTGGCTCAGCTCAAGCTTGCAATGTGGTATTACTGGAATAAAAAATATGGTGATTGCCTTGGAGCTGTACAGGATTTTATGGATAAATATCCTAGAAGCTCCATGCATGATAAAGCCAGTGAATTGGGATACAGAGTTTTTGATAAAGCTGTTCCAGATCTTGTAAAAGATGAAAATTACGGAAGAGTTGTTAAGTTCTGGGATTCTTATGCCAAGAAAAATAATGAGGGCGACGGTGTCAGCGATGAGACTAGGCTTGGCGTTGCCTTAAGCTACTGGAAAAAAGAACAGCCCGACGAAGCTCTGAAACTGATAGATCGATATTTGAAAGAGAAACAGATTCCTAAGTATTCCGCTATGGCACTTGATATGGCTCTTGGGATATATGTTGACGGGCAGGAGTGGAGTAAAGTTTCTGATCTTGTCGATATGGTTCAAAAGAACTGGAAAATAGATCCTAAACAAAAAGCCCATATTGAATACGCCAATGCAATGGCATATGAAAACCTTGGTGATACAGAATTAAGTACGCCTCTCTGGGCCGGACTTGCTGCTAATTTGCAGCTTCCAGAATCTTCAAGAGCTTACGCCATGTATTATATGGCTAAGTCTGCGATGAAGCAGAAGGAATTGAAAAAAATATTCGTTTATTCACAGGAAGCTCTTTCAATGCTGCTTGGAACTGGTGGCGATAGAGAGAAAATTAAAGATTGTATTTTAATGACTATCTATGCTGCTGAAAGTTCCGGCAGGTATAGAGAGGCTCTTCAGTGGGCTTCCGAGTATGATAAATATATTCCTATTTCAGATCCGGAGTGGGCTTCTTCCCGTTTCAGATTGGCTCAACTTTATGAGAAGGCCGGAGCTACTGCTGAATGGAAAAAGTTGATGGAAGAAGTTGCTAAGAAAAGTCCTGATGATCTTTATGGACGCTTGGCTAAATCCGCTCTTGAAACCAGTAAAATCGAGCGAGATGCATCAAAATTTGTGCCGAGTCCCTCTTTTTAA
- the nikR gene encoding nickel-responsive transcriptional regulator NikR, translated as MGKTIRFGVSLDSDLLEKFDKLCDEKSYQTRSEAIRDLIRNMLVEKEWDETDGQMAGTLSLVYDHHQSGLSQRLTELQHDSHNLIMSTLHVHLDHDNCLEVIILKGDGKEIKELAHRLISTKGVKHGKLGLTTTGETLV; from the coding sequence ATGGGTAAAACTATACGCTTCGGGGTCTCTCTTGATTCAGATCTGCTGGAAAAATTTGACAAGCTGTGTGATGAAAAAAGTTACCAGACCCGTTCTGAGGCCATCAGAGATCTTATCCGCAATATGTTGGTAGAAAAAGAATGGGATGAAACTGACGGGCAAATGGCCGGAACTTTATCTCTGGTATACGATCATCATCAGAGTGGTCTTTCACAAAGGCTCACTGAATTGCAGCATGACAGTCACAATCTCATTATGTCCACGCTTCATGTTCATTTAGATCATGACAACTGTCTGGAAGTTATTATTTTGAAAGGTGACGGCAAGGAAATTAAAGAACTTGCTCATAGACTTATTTCTACCAAAGGAGTCAAGCACGGCAAACTTGGCCTGACTACCACCGGAGAAACTCTCGTATAA